In Rhodopirellula islandica, the following proteins share a genomic window:
- a CDS encoding rhomboid family intramembrane serine protease has protein sequence MLFVPISTDAPIYHWPIATVSLIVANVLAFSVCVWGLVTGNIDYETLERFALSYETIHPVQWVTSVFLHAGPFHLMGNMFFLWAFGLIVEGKVGAWKFLLIYLGIAVGECVVEQLMMLVLVGEGYSLGASSAVFGLMMIALIWAPENDVECVLVFGLFLLIRAFAFEIKVVTLAMLFLFLQVVEMFVAGFSVSSGVLHMLGALVGAPIGLWMLHTGRVDCENWDVISRNEWLQEYEWLCPPSRREAIQREAAIAYDPVAAALASKHSQVDAKSTYAQRQSASATPVKTKRGFLGKKKRGPNDAAAAAQAAMTASQSHSEFNRLSMLLRQALASGSLSVANSHFAKLDQLAIATGLSDKTLFDLAKLYAAGKQFVPAAGPLQIIADRDGSLSNEARLRLAQIQFKVMRRADLATASLNQIHVDEKKPTESQQQTLARRDQLLTLCRAVATPP, from the coding sequence GTGTTGTTTGTGCCGATCTCGACCGACGCGCCCATTTATCACTGGCCGATCGCCACCGTCAGCCTGATCGTTGCCAATGTGCTCGCCTTCAGTGTTTGCGTCTGGGGGCTGGTCACTGGAAACATTGACTACGAAACGTTGGAACGCTTCGCTCTTTCGTACGAAACGATCCATCCGGTCCAGTGGGTGACCAGCGTTTTTCTGCACGCTGGTCCGTTTCACTTGATGGGCAACATGTTCTTCCTGTGGGCGTTCGGTCTGATCGTGGAAGGCAAAGTTGGTGCGTGGAAGTTCTTGCTCATCTATTTGGGCATTGCTGTTGGCGAATGCGTTGTCGAACAGCTGATGATGTTGGTCCTCGTCGGCGAAGGGTATTCACTGGGGGCCTCCTCAGCCGTGTTCGGATTGATGATGATTGCTTTGATTTGGGCACCTGAAAACGACGTCGAATGTGTGTTGGTCTTTGGGTTGTTCTTGCTCATCCGAGCCTTCGCGTTTGAAATCAAAGTCGTCACGCTCGCGATGCTGTTCTTGTTTCTGCAAGTCGTTGAAATGTTCGTCGCGGGGTTCTCCGTCTCGTCTGGGGTGCTGCATATGCTCGGTGCACTCGTTGGCGCACCCATCGGGCTCTGGATGCTGCACACGGGTCGTGTTGACTGCGAGAACTGGGACGTCATTTCCCGCAACGAGTGGTTGCAGGAATACGAGTGGCTCTGCCCACCGTCGCGTCGCGAAGCCATTCAGCGGGAAGCGGCCATTGCGTACGATCCTGTGGCGGCGGCCTTGGCGAGCAAGCATTCGCAAGTCGATGCGAAATCCACCTACGCTCAACGGCAATCGGCGTCGGCCACGCCAGTGAAAACCAAGCGTGGGTTCCTTGGCAAGAAAAAGCGTGGCCCCAACGATGCTGCCGCAGCCGCTCAAGCCGCGATGACCGCGTCGCAATCGCACTCCGAGTTCAATCGCCTGTCGATGCTGCTACGACAAGCCCTCGCGAGCGGCAGTTTGAGCGTCGCCAACTCCCACTTTGCCAAGCTGGACCAACTCGCCATCGCCACGGGGTTGTCCGACAAGACCCTGTTTGACTTGGCCAAACTCTATGCCGCAGGGAAACAGTTCGTTCCCGCAGCGGGCCCACTGCAAATCATCGCTGACCGCGACGGTTCGCTGTCCAACGAAGCACGCTTGCGACTGGCCCAGATCCAGTTCAAAGTCATGCGCCGCGCCGATCTCGCGACGGCCTCCTTGAATCAAATTCATGTGGACGAGAAGAAGCCCACCGAGTCCCAGCAACAAACGCTTGCCCGCCGAGACCAACTGCTCACCCTGTGCCGAGCAGTCGCCACGCCTCCGTGA